In Burkholderia sp. GAS332, one DNA window encodes the following:
- a CDS encoding xanthine dehydrogenase accessory protein XdhC, with protein MNDFSSVQIGRRSAVQAPRPAPMHIVLFGAGHVGHALVTLLGSLPCVVQWVDERDELFPDETPANVQVEATDTPDAIVDTAPPGAYFLVMTHNHALDFSLAARIMRRRDFTYFGMIGSKTKRVKFERRLLDRGVELDRLVEMTCPIGVTGIVDKAPAAIAVAVCAELLQIRAREAAAQAATQKLYANV; from the coding sequence ATGAACGACTTTTCTTCCGTTCAGATCGGCCGGCGCAGCGCCGTTCAAGCGCCGCGTCCGGCGCCGATGCACATCGTGCTGTTCGGCGCGGGGCACGTCGGCCATGCGCTCGTCACGCTGCTCGGCAGCTTGCCGTGTGTCGTCCAGTGGGTCGATGAGCGCGACGAACTGTTCCCCGACGAAACCCCGGCCAATGTGCAGGTGGAAGCGACGGACACGCCTGATGCGATCGTCGACACGGCGCCGCCCGGCGCGTATTTCCTCGTGATGACGCATAACCACGCGCTCGATTTTTCACTCGCCGCGCGCATCATGCGGCGGCGCGATTTCACCTACTTCGGCATGATCGGGTCGAAGACGAAGCGCGTGAAATTCGAGCGTCGTTTGCTGGATCGCGGCGTGGAGCTGGACCGGCTGGTGGAGATGACGTGCCCGATCGGCGTGACCGGCATTGTCGATAAGGCGCCTGCGGCGATTGCGGTCGCGGTATGTGCCGAGTTGCTGCAGATTCGTGCGCGCGAGGCCGCGGCGCAGGCGGCGACGCAGAAGCTCTACGCGAACGTGTGA
- a CDS encoding xanthine dehydrogenase, molybdenum binding subunit apoprotein gives MNQHAEPILKDLQDLDDFTQVHISRPHESAHLHVSGRATYTDDIPTLAGTLHAALGLSPKAHAKIVSMSLDKVRATPGVVAIFTAQDIPGVNDVGPIIHGDDPILADGIVQYVGQPMFIVVATSHETARLAARRAEVVYEELPAILTAQQARAANQHVLPPMKLARGEAGTKIARAARREAGEMLLGGQEQFYLEGQISYAVPKDDDGMHVYCSTQHPTEMQHMVAHALGVASHNVLIECRRMGGGFGGKESQSGLFACCAALAAWKLLCPVKLRPDRDDDMMVTGKRHDFHYTYEVGYDDKGVIDGVTVDMTSRCGFSADLSGPVMTRALCHFDNAYWLSDVTIDGFCGKTNTQSNTAFRGFGGPQGAFAIEYIMDNVARSVGEDSLDVRRRNLYGKTERNQTPYGQVVEDNVIHELIDELEATSEYRARRAAINEFNANNEVLKKGLALTPVKFGIAFNVTHFNQAGALVHIYTDGSVLVNHGGTEMGQGLNTKVAQVVAHELGIGFNRIRVTATDTSKIANTSATAASTGSDLNGKAAQDAARQLRERLSAFAAERYGAGQVAASAVRFVHDRVVVGDVIVPFEEVIAKAYVARVQLWSDGFYATPKLYWDQSKLQGRPFYYYSYGAAVSEVVIDTLTGEMRVLRADALHDVGASLNPALDVGQVEGAFIQGMGWLTTEELWWNTGGKLMTHAPSTYKIPTVNDTPPDFRVRLFKNRNAEDSIHRSKATGEPPLLLPFSVFFAVRDAVSAVGNHKVNPPLNAPATSEEILKAVGAVRAATAAARQ, from the coding sequence ATGAATCAGCACGCCGAACCGATCCTGAAAGACCTTCAGGATCTCGACGACTTTACCCAGGTCCACATCTCGCGTCCGCACGAGTCCGCGCATTTGCACGTGAGCGGCCGCGCCACTTATACCGACGACATTCCGACGCTCGCCGGCACGCTGCACGCCGCGCTCGGCCTGTCGCCGAAAGCGCACGCGAAGATCGTCTCGATGTCGCTCGACAAAGTGCGCGCCACGCCCGGCGTGGTGGCGATCTTCACCGCGCAAGATATCCCCGGCGTCAACGACGTCGGCCCGATCATCCACGGCGACGATCCGATTCTCGCCGACGGTATCGTGCAATACGTCGGTCAGCCGATGTTCATCGTGGTCGCGACCTCGCATGAAACCGCGCGTCTGGCTGCGCGCCGCGCCGAAGTCGTCTACGAAGAGTTGCCCGCGATTCTCACCGCGCAGCAGGCCCGCGCCGCGAATCAACACGTCCTGCCGCCGATGAAACTCGCGCGCGGCGAAGCCGGTACGAAGATCGCCCGTGCGGCGCGTCGCGAAGCCGGCGAGATGCTGCTTGGCGGCCAGGAACAGTTCTATCTGGAAGGCCAGATTTCGTACGCGGTGCCGAAGGACGACGACGGCATGCACGTCTACTGTTCGACGCAGCACCCGACCGAAATGCAGCACATGGTCGCGCACGCGTTGGGCGTGGCGTCGCACAACGTGCTGATCGAATGCCGCCGGATGGGCGGCGGCTTCGGCGGCAAGGAATCGCAATCGGGTCTGTTCGCCTGCTGCGCGGCGCTGGCTGCATGGAAGCTGCTGTGCCCGGTCAAGCTGCGTCCGGATCGCGACGACGACATGATGGTCACCGGCAAGCGCCACGATTTCCACTACACGTATGAAGTGGGCTACGACGACAAGGGTGTGATCGACGGCGTGACGGTCGACATGACCTCGCGTTGCGGCTTCTCCGCCGACCTGTCCGGCCCGGTGATGACGCGTGCGCTGTGCCACTTCGACAACGCGTACTGGTTGTCCGACGTGACGATCGACGGCTTCTGCGGCAAGACTAATACACAGTCGAATACCGCATTCCGCGGCTTCGGCGGTCCGCAAGGCGCGTTCGCGATCGAGTACATCATGGACAACGTCGCGCGCTCGGTCGGCGAGGATTCGCTGGACGTGCGCCGTCGGAATCTGTACGGCAAGACCGAGCGCAACCAGACGCCGTATGGTCAGGTGGTCGAAGACAACGTCATTCACGAACTGATCGACGAACTCGAAGCCACCAGCGAATACCGCGCGCGCCGTGCGGCGATCAATGAGTTCAATGCGAACAACGAAGTGCTGAAGAAGGGCCTGGCGCTGACGCCGGTCAAGTTCGGTATCGCGTTCAACGTGACCCACTTCAACCAGGCCGGCGCGCTGGTGCACATCTACACCGACGGTTCGGTACTGGTGAACCACGGCGGCACCGAAATGGGCCAGGGCTTGAACACGAAGGTCGCACAGGTCGTCGCGCATGAACTGGGTATCGGCTTTAACCGGATCCGCGTCACGGCGACCGATACGAGCAAGATCGCCAATACGTCGGCGACCGCTGCATCGACCGGTTCGGACCTGAACGGCAAGGCGGCGCAAGACGCCGCGCGGCAGTTGCGCGAACGTCTGTCGGCCTTCGCCGCCGAGCGTTACGGCGCAGGGCAGGTGGCCGCCTCGGCAGTGCGTTTTGTGCACGACCGCGTAGTGGTCGGCGACGTGATCGTGCCGTTCGAAGAAGTGATCGCGAAGGCCTATGTCGCGCGTGTCCAGTTGTGGTCGGACGGCTTCTACGCGACGCCGAAGCTCTACTGGGATCAATCGAAGCTGCAAGGCCGGCCGTTCTACTACTACTCGTACGGCGCGGCCGTGTCGGAAGTGGTAATCGATACGCTGACCGGCGAAATGCGCGTGCTGCGCGCGGACGCTTTGCATGACGTGGGCGCATCGCTGAACCCGGCGCTCGACGTCGGCCAGGTGGAAGGCGCGTTCATTCAGGGCATGGGCTGGCTCACGACCGAAGAACTGTGGTGGAACACGGGCGGCAAGCTGATGACGCACGCGCCGTCCACCTACAAGATTCCGACCGTCAACGATACGCCGCCCGATTTCCGTGTGCGTCTGTTCAAGAACCGCAATGCGGAGGACAGCATTCACCGTTCGAAGGCGACCGGCGAGCCGCCGCTGCTGCTGCCGTTCTCGGTGTTCTTTGCCGTGCGCGATGCGGTGTCGGCCGTGGGTAACCACAAGGTCAACCCGCCGCTGAACGCGCCTGCAACCAGCGAGGAGATCCTCAAGGCAGTCGGCGCAGTGCGGGCCGCTACTGCGGCGGCGCGGCAGTAA
- a CDS encoding 2-hydroxychromene-2-carboxylate isomerase: MTVGTDARQPLWFYDFVSPFTYLLLEQHDKWPGFDFAFTPVVLTDLYRHWGQLPAYNVPAKRTFMYRHALFRAEQLGIPFKMPPTHPFDSMKPLLLATAAKGDISFVREIFRFIWREGRDPSSDTAFAELCERVGMPDGPELIKNEDVKAQLQRNTADAIGLGVYGVPTFYLNDQLFWGEDALPMVLYCARTPNWLDSKEVKRVSSLPSGLAAS, encoded by the coding sequence ATGACCGTTGGCACCGACGCCAGGCAACCGCTGTGGTTTTACGATTTTGTCTCGCCGTTCACCTACCTGTTGCTCGAGCAACACGATAAATGGCCGGGCTTCGACTTCGCGTTCACGCCGGTCGTCCTGACCGATCTGTATCGCCACTGGGGCCAGCTGCCCGCTTACAACGTGCCCGCGAAGCGCACCTTCATGTACCGCCACGCGCTGTTTCGCGCGGAGCAGCTCGGCATTCCGTTCAAGATGCCGCCGACCCATCCGTTCGACTCGATGAAGCCGCTCCTGCTCGCCACCGCGGCGAAGGGCGACATCAGCTTCGTGCGCGAGATTTTCCGTTTCATCTGGCGCGAAGGCCGCGATCCGTCGAGCGATACAGCGTTCGCCGAACTGTGCGAGCGCGTCGGGATGCCTGACGGCCCGGAACTCATCAAGAATGAAGACGTGAAGGCGCAATTGCAGCGCAACACCGCGGATGCGATCGGTCTGGGCGTCTACGGCGTGCCGACCTTCTACCTGAACGATCAATTGTTCTGGGGCGAAGACGCGTTGCCTATGGTGCTGTATTGCGCACGCACGCCGAACTGGCTCGATTCGAAGGAAGTGAAACGGGTCAGTTCGCTGCCTTCAGGCTTAGCGGCCAGCTAG
- a CDS encoding xanthine dehydrogenase small subunit gives MTEPIRFYHRNAIREIKDAPVTRTVLQYLREDAHCTGTKEGCAEGDCGACTVVIGERNEAGGVDFKAVNACIQFVPTLDGKALYTVEDLRQPDGSLHPVQEAMVECHGSQCGFCTPGFVMSMWSLYEKHGHEHSCANKTVPSRDAISNALTGNLCRCTGYRPIVDAAVRMFEAPAPKAPVNVEALSKTLATLERKDTFHYQHAGQQFDAPRTVAALAKIKEAEPATRILAGSTDIGLWVTKMMRELGNIVYVGQIAELQKLETNDDWIEIGAGVSVERAYAEIAKQYPELTEMWQRFASLPIRNAGTLGGNIANGSPIGDSMPGLIALGAHVIVRGGEIEREMPLEDLYLAYQKKDMAEHEFVVGLKVPTRTGVRANLQFRTYKLSKRFDSDISAVCAAFSFIADGNVIREPRIAFGGMAATSKRATHAEAVLRDAEWHEATAQAAMLALGNDYAPLSDMRATSNYRLEAAKNTLYRFWLETRPNNPLPKSALDVRAVAAACAPAGASA, from the coding sequence ATGACTGAGCCGATTCGCTTCTACCACCGCAACGCGATCCGTGAGATCAAGGATGCGCCCGTCACCCGCACCGTCCTGCAGTATCTGCGCGAGGACGCACATTGCACCGGCACCAAGGAAGGTTGCGCCGAGGGCGACTGTGGCGCGTGCACGGTCGTGATCGGCGAGCGCAACGAGGCGGGCGGCGTCGACTTCAAGGCGGTCAACGCCTGTATCCAGTTCGTGCCGACGTTGGACGGCAAAGCGCTCTACACCGTCGAAGACCTGCGTCAGCCGGACGGCTCGCTGCATCCGGTGCAGGAAGCGATGGTCGAGTGCCACGGCTCGCAATGCGGTTTCTGCACGCCGGGCTTCGTGATGTCGATGTGGTCGCTGTACGAAAAGCACGGCCACGAACACAGCTGCGCGAACAAGACCGTGCCGTCGCGCGACGCGATCAGCAACGCGCTGACCGGCAACCTGTGCCGCTGCACCGGCTATCGTCCGATCGTCGACGCCGCCGTGCGCATGTTCGAAGCCCCCGCGCCGAAGGCTCCGGTCAATGTCGAAGCGCTGTCGAAAACGCTCGCCACGCTCGAGCGCAAGGACACCTTCCACTACCAGCACGCCGGCCAGCAGTTCGACGCGCCGCGCACCGTCGCCGCGCTCGCGAAAATCAAGGAAGCCGAACCGGCCACCCGTATTCTCGCCGGCAGCACGGACATCGGTCTGTGGGTCACCAAGATGATGCGCGAGCTCGGCAACATCGTGTATGTCGGGCAGATCGCCGAATTGCAGAAGCTCGAAACCAACGACGACTGGATCGAAATCGGCGCGGGCGTCAGCGTCGAACGGGCTTACGCGGAAATTGCAAAGCAATATCCGGAACTCACCGAAATGTGGCAACGCTTCGCCTCGCTGCCGATCCGCAATGCCGGCACGCTTGGCGGCAACATCGCCAACGGTTCGCCGATCGGCGATTCGATGCCTGGCCTGATCGCACTCGGTGCGCATGTGATTGTGCGCGGTGGCGAGATTGAACGCGAAATGCCGCTCGAAGACCTGTACCTCGCGTATCAGAAGAAAGACATGGCGGAGCATGAATTCGTCGTCGGATTGAAGGTGCCGACCCGCACCGGTGTGCGCGCGAACCTGCAGTTCCGCACCTACAAGCTGTCGAAGCGTTTCGACTCGGACATCTCGGCCGTGTGCGCCGCGTTCTCCTTCATCGCCGACGGCAACGTGATCCGCGAGCCGCGCATTGCGTTTGGCGGCATGGCCGCCACGTCGAAGCGCGCGACGCATGCCGAAGCCGTGTTGCGCGACGCTGAATGGCACGAAGCGACCGCGCAGGCCGCGATGCTCGCGCTCGGCAACGACTACGCGCCGCTGAGCGACATGCGCGCCACGAGCAACTATCGCCTCGAAGCGGCGAAGAACACGTTGTACCGCTTCTGGCTCGAAACGCGTCCGAACAATCCGCTGCCGAAGAGCGCACTGGATGTTCGTGCAGTTGCCGCTGCCTGCGCCCCGGCCGGCGCGAGCGCCTGA
- a CDS encoding transcriptional regulator, LysR family has product MDDDSAASLDIWLVRVLRTLLVERSVTQTALRLNQTQPAISTALRKLRETLNDPILVRGKSGMVPTEYGESLLASAQRVLREVDFVATPHGDFDPGRSRRTFRVAAPDYLNDFFMPTVIAQFREAAPHARLEIDSLSPMLDHSAALDAGELDLVIGNWPKPDPRFGRSDLFSDTVVCLMRADHPLTRTPLTREAYLAAPHLAPTPYSGARGGAVDIGFARARADRRIVATLPYFGLVPQTLLQSDLIFTTTRRFAAHYASILPLAVVEVPIPFPRIKCYQLWHPQPDRPSDVGWLRTLMSQVSDELIAQKVRRAKRSPKKETSAATG; this is encoded by the coding sequence ATGGACGACGACTCCGCCGCCTCCCTCGATATCTGGCTCGTGCGCGTGCTGCGCACGTTGCTCGTCGAGCGCAGCGTCACACAAACGGCATTGCGTCTGAATCAGACCCAGCCCGCCATCAGCACCGCGCTGCGCAAACTGCGCGAGACGCTGAACGACCCGATCCTCGTGCGCGGCAAGTCGGGCATGGTGCCGACCGAATACGGCGAATCGTTGCTGGCCTCGGCGCAACGTGTGCTGCGCGAAGTCGATTTTGTGGCGACGCCGCACGGCGATTTCGATCCGGGCCGCTCGCGCCGCACCTTCCGCGTGGCCGCGCCGGATTATCTGAACGACTTCTTCATGCCCACCGTGATCGCGCAGTTTCGCGAGGCGGCGCCGCATGCGCGTCTGGAGATCGATTCGCTGAGCCCAATGCTCGACCATTCCGCCGCACTCGACGCGGGCGAACTCGATCTCGTGATCGGCAACTGGCCGAAACCCGATCCGCGTTTCGGGCGCAGCGATCTGTTCTCCGATACGGTGGTATGCCTGATGCGCGCCGATCATCCGCTGACTCGCACGCCGCTCACGCGCGAAGCGTACCTAGCCGCGCCGCACCTTGCGCCGACGCCGTATAGCGGCGCACGCGGCGGCGCCGTCGACATCGGCTTTGCGCGGGCTCGCGCCGACCGGCGCATCGTCGCCACGCTGCCCTATTTCGGCCTCGTGCCGCAAACGCTGCTGCAATCGGATCTGATCTTCACGACGACACGCCGTTTCGCGGCGCATTACGCGAGTATCCTGCCGCTCGCGGTGGTCGAGGTGCCGATTCCGTTTCCGCGCATCAAGTGCTACCAGCTATGGCATCCGCAACCGGACCGGCCGAGCGATGTCGGCTGGCTGCGTACGTTGATGTCGCAGGTGTCGGACGAACTGATCGCGCAGAAGGTGCGGCGCGCAAAACGGTCGCCGAAAAAGGAAACGTCAGCCGCGACGGGCTGA